Proteins from one Verrucomicrobiota bacterium genomic window:
- a CDS encoding ATP-binding cassette domain-containing protein, translating to MGRGLVLGGLHEVTKSFGAIVAIQGVSFDLRSGEVLALLGENGAGKSTCVKVLAGVHAPTAGHVYLEGQPVQLHSPSDAQHRGIAVMHQHPGLFGDLSIAENVFMGHPRKGFLGLLDHDAMLAETHRLLKIVGLQADPRAPLYSLRTSEQQLVEIAKALAVKARIMIMDEPTAALSRREVDQLFLVVDGLRKRGVAMMFVGHRMEEVYEVADRVVVLRDGKVIGEAPVGEMPRDRAIQLMVGRPLADLYPKRSNSLGEVILAVEGLSRGTMFENVSFTVRSGEILGFGGLVGSGRTEIARVLFGIDQPTAGRILLDGKPVSFATPKDALKAGIAYVSEDRMGQSLVMDFSILANAVLPVVDRAAPFGFVERARELALAGPHLDRLRVRCRGYDQPVQQLSGGNQQKVVLSKWLATKPRIFIFDEPTQGVDVQTKAEVHAVIASLAKDGAAIIVISSELPELIGGSDRIMVLREGVVTGEFSAKDATQEGIMRVATAETAVINPPPGEAAAPPGAAGPLLPKPAADGLNPRRLPDLLLVRRELGLVAAILMIIIPATILNPRMLGASNLKALSMDAALLSIVTVAQMLVLITRNIDLSVASVISLSAYVSAMVLKASPHTPIPIAILIACAVGLLCGLINGAIIAYGRIPAIVATLGTLTLFRGFNSLLANGVQISADQVPQGWLDLTTASLFGVPGVVFVAAAIVTAIALGLRHLEAGRQWFAIGSNPDGSRLIGVPVTRRILAAFGLAGLLTGFDGALWASRLGTVDSQVAFGVELTVIASVVVGGVAIRGGSGTVLGVLLGTITLLVINNALILVHIDPLQIQSVYGLVILGAISADAYVTRKAHQPRSTRVRK from the coding sequence ATGGGGCGCGGCCTCGTGCTTGGGGGCCTTCATGAGGTGACCAAGTCGTTCGGCGCGATTGTGGCCATCCAGGGAGTTTCTTTCGACCTGCGTTCGGGCGAAGTGCTCGCCCTTCTGGGGGAAAATGGCGCCGGCAAGAGCACGTGCGTGAAGGTCCTGGCCGGCGTCCATGCCCCGACCGCGGGGCACGTTTACCTCGAAGGGCAACCGGTTCAACTGCATTCACCGTCGGACGCGCAGCACCGCGGCATCGCCGTCATGCACCAGCACCCGGGGCTCTTTGGAGACCTGTCGATCGCGGAGAACGTTTTTATGGGGCACCCGAGAAAGGGATTCCTGGGTCTCCTGGATCACGACGCGATGCTCGCGGAAACGCATCGGTTGCTGAAAATCGTGGGGCTGCAGGCGGACCCCCGGGCGCCGCTTTACAGCCTGCGGACGTCGGAGCAGCAATTGGTCGAAATCGCCAAGGCGCTGGCCGTAAAGGCTCGCATCATGATCATGGACGAACCGACCGCGGCCTTGTCGCGTCGCGAGGTCGATCAGCTTTTTCTCGTCGTGGACGGCCTGCGGAAGCGCGGTGTGGCAATGATGTTCGTGGGCCACCGGATGGAAGAAGTTTATGAGGTCGCCGATCGCGTCGTGGTTTTGCGCGATGGAAAGGTGATCGGCGAGGCGCCGGTCGGCGAAATGCCCCGGGATCGGGCGATTCAACTGATGGTGGGCCGGCCGTTGGCTGACCTTTACCCGAAGCGGTCCAATTCTTTGGGAGAAGTCATTCTGGCAGTCGAGGGGCTTTCCCGGGGGACCATGTTTGAGAACGTCTCGTTCACCGTCAGGTCAGGTGAAATCCTGGGGTTCGGCGGCCTGGTCGGAAGCGGCCGAACGGAGATCGCGCGCGTTTTATTCGGAATCGATCAACCGACGGCCGGAAGGATTCTGCTCGACGGGAAACCGGTTTCATTCGCGACGCCCAAGGACGCGCTGAAAGCGGGGATTGCGTACGTCTCGGAAGACCGGATGGGCCAGAGCCTCGTGATGGACTTTTCCATCCTGGCGAACGCGGTTCTGCCCGTGGTAGACCGCGCGGCCCCGTTCGGTTTCGTGGAACGCGCACGCGAACTTGCCCTCGCCGGGCCGCACCTGGATCGCCTGCGGGTGCGCTGCCGCGGCTACGACCAGCCCGTGCAGCAGCTTTCGGGCGGGAACCAGCAAAAGGTCGTGCTCTCAAAGTGGCTCGCAACGAAACCGCGGATCTTCATTTTTGATGAGCCGACGCAAGGGGTGGACGTGCAGACCAAAGCCGAGGTTCACGCCGTGATCGCAAGCCTGGCGAAGGACGGGGCGGCCATCATCGTGATCTCGTCCGAATTGCCGGAGCTCATCGGCGGCTCCGATCGCATCATGGTCCTGCGGGAGGGGGTCGTCACGGGCGAATTTTCGGCCAAGGACGCAACCCAGGAAGGAATCATGCGGGTCGCAACGGCGGAAACGGCCGTGATCAATCCGCCACCGGGTGAGGCGGCGGCGCCGCCCGGGGCAGCCGGGCCTTTACTGCCAAAGCCGGCCGCCGACGGGTTGAACCCGCGACGTCTGCCGGACCTTCTGCTGGTCCGGCGGGAACTGGGGCTGGTAGCCGCCATCCTGATGATCATCATCCCGGCCACCATTTTGAATCCGAGGATGCTGGGCGCGTCCAACCTCAAGGCGCTGTCGATGGATGCCGCCCTGCTCAGCATCGTGACGGTCGCGCAGATGCTCGTTCTGATCACGAGAAACATCGATCTCTCGGTTGCCTCCGTGATCAGCCTTTCGGCCTACGTTTCCGCCATGGTGTTGAAGGCGTCGCCCCACACGCCGATCCCGATCGCGATCCTGATCGCGTGCGCCGTCGGGTTGCTGTGCGGGCTGATCAATGGAGCGATCATCGCTTACGGGCGGATTCCGGCGATCGTGGCCACCCTGGGAACGCTTACCTTGTTCCGCGGCTTCAACAGCCTTCTGGCCAACGGGGTACAGATTAGCGCCGACCAGGTGCCCCAGGGTTGGCTCGACCTTACCACGGCCTCCCTCTTCGGGGTTCCCGGCGTGGTCTTCGTGGCCGCAGCCATCGTGACGGCGATCGCGCTGGGTCTCCGCCACCTGGAGGCCGGCCGCCAATGGTTTGCGATCGGCTCGAACCCGGACGGCTCCCGCCTGATCGGCGTCCCGGTCACCAGGCGAATCCTGGCGGCTTTCGGTCTGGCCGGACTTCTGACCGGGTTCGACGGGGCGCTTTGGGCTTCCCGGCTGGGAACCGTCGATTCCCAGGTGGCATTCGGCGTCGAACTCACCGTGATCGCTTCGGTGGTCGTCGGCGGGGTGGCGATTCGCGGCGGCTCGGGAACGGTCCTCGGCGTCCTGCTGGGCACGATCACGCTGCTGGTAATCAATAACGCCCTGATTCTCGTGCACATCGATCCGCTGCAAATTCAATCCGTGTATGGGCTGGTTATTCTCGGGGCGATCTCAGCCGACGCGTACGTTACCCGAAAAGCGCATCAGCCGCGTTCAACCCGGGTCAGGAAATGA
- a CDS encoding rhamnose ABC transporter substrate-binding protein, with protein sequence MRIHSCIFNIIIIAAAACMAGTAGSAADADITVGFIPKLDTDPYFKVAGEGAAEAQKEIGGKSLFVAPSTATGEAQIPFINNLVSQRVNVIAIAASDTNSVVPALRRALAQKIRVMTFDSDCAKNGRELFVNQATQSSLAEMMLDSLGGMIGYEGEFAILSSTPTATNQNQWIDAMKKRMANDPKFAKLKLDQVAYGQESAQVNQQQALALAEAFPNLKGIIIPAGIGLPAAARALEQAGLLGKIKLTGLAPATLMKKYILAGQAQDIWWNVKDLGYLSYYAAAALATGKITGKKGETFTAGRLGERTIGDDGEILLGPAVIVTPENVNSFAF encoded by the coding sequence ATGAGAATCCATTCCTGCATATTTAACATAATCATCATTGCCGCCGCTGCTTGCATGGCCGGCACAGCCGGGTCCGCTGCCGACGCCGATATTACGGTCGGCTTCATCCCGAAGCTGGACACCGATCCCTATTTCAAAGTCGCCGGCGAGGGCGCAGCCGAGGCGCAGAAGGAAATCGGCGGGAAGTCGCTTTTCGTCGCGCCTTCAACCGCAACCGGGGAGGCGCAGATCCCGTTCATCAATAACCTGGTTTCGCAAAGGGTGAACGTCATCGCCATTGCCGCCTCGGACACGAATTCGGTGGTGCCGGCATTGCGACGGGCGCTGGCGCAGAAAATCCGTGTGATGACGTTTGATTCGGACTGCGCGAAGAATGGCCGGGAGCTGTTTGTAAACCAGGCGACGCAAAGCAGCCTGGCCGAGATGATGCTGGATAGTTTAGGCGGGATGATCGGTTACGAAGGCGAATTTGCGATCCTCTCGAGCACGCCGACCGCGACGAACCAGAACCAATGGATCGATGCGATGAAGAAGAGAATGGCGAATGACCCGAAATTTGCCAAACTGAAGCTCGATCAGGTGGCCTATGGGCAGGAATCCGCGCAGGTCAACCAGCAGCAGGCGTTGGCCCTGGCTGAAGCCTTCCCGAATCTGAAGGGCATCATCATTCCAGCCGGCATCGGCTTGCCGGCGGCGGCCCGGGCCCTGGAACAGGCGGGGTTGCTCGGCAAGATCAAACTGACCGGTCTGGCACCGGCCACGCTCATGAAGAAATACATCCTCGCCGGTCAAGCCCAGGATATCTGGTGGAACGTCAAAGATCTCGGCTACCTGAGCTATTATGCCGCGGCGGCGCTCGCGACGGGCAAAATCACCGGAAAAAAAGGTGAAACGTTCACCGCGGGACGCCTTGGGGAACGCACCATCGGAGATGACGGCGAGATCCTTCTAGGCCCCGCCGTAATCGTGACGCCGGAAAACGTGAATTCGTTTGCCTTCTGA
- a CDS encoding PRC and DUF2382 domain-containing protein — protein sequence MNTFDDINDQTFQSLIGRKVVDNRGDTIGTLDALWTDEASGKVEFLGIKTGWLLGKIHVVPARSVEIHDDQVRVPYDAELVKNAPSHPAEEVLSDAREQEVIQYYQGRTAGATVTGAETAGAAGAAAIGAERTSATAIGTEAADTRAGAVTGERDITEQRRDQIGVTGTPRESATGEVEIPTEEERVRVGKREVEAGRVRLRKLVRTEQVNVPVELRREDVVIERVPADQVRAGQTGELTEQEVEVPIRREEAVVDKERVVTGAVRARKTEDVEQQTVSDSVRKTDVEVDRSGLGETARTGETTTTTGVTGTEAEREAERERRREERNL from the coding sequence ATGAATACATTTGACGATATTAACGACCAGACGTTCCAATCGCTTATCGGCCGAAAGGTTGTCGATAACCGAGGCGATACCATTGGCACCCTGGACGCCCTTTGGACCGACGAGGCAAGCGGCAAGGTTGAATTCCTCGGAATCAAGACCGGCTGGCTGCTGGGCAAGATACACGTGGTGCCCGCTCGCAGCGTGGAAATCCACGACGATCAAGTCCGGGTTCCCTATGATGCTGAGCTTGTGAAAAATGCGCCCAGCCATCCTGCCGAAGAGGTGCTGTCGGACGCGCGGGAGCAGGAAGTTATCCAGTATTACCAGGGCAGAACGGCCGGTGCGACCGTTACCGGGGCGGAGACGGCCGGTGCAGCCGGTGCGGCGGCAATCGGTGCCGAGAGGACAAGCGCGACGGCTATCGGGACCGAGGCGGCTGACACGCGCGCTGGTGCCGTCACGGGCGAGCGGGACATTACCGAGCAACGCCGCGACCAAATCGGGGTTACCGGGACGCCTCGTGAAAGCGCGACCGGAGAAGTGGAAATCCCGACTGAAGAGGAGCGCGTACGGGTAGGCAAGCGCGAGGTTGAGGCGGGCCGGGTCCGGCTGCGTAAGCTGGTGCGGACCGAGCAGGTCAACGTGCCGGTCGAGTTGCGCCGTGAAGACGTGGTGATCGAGCGGGTGCCTGCCGATCAGGTGCGCGCGGGCCAGACGGGCGAGCTTACGGAGCAGGAAGTCGAGGTGCCGATCCGGCGCGAGGAAGCAGTGGTCGACAAGGAACGGGTGGTCACCGGGGCCGTGCGTGCCCGCAAGACCGAAGATGTCGAGCAGCAGACCGTCTCGGATTCGGTCCGAAAGACGGACGTGGAAGTCGATCGCTCGGGGTTGGGTGAAACGGCGCGTACCGGTGAGACCACCACTACAACCGGCGTGACGGGCACGGAAGCCGAGCGGGAAGCCGAAAGGGAACGGCGACGCGAGGAACGCAATCTTTAA
- a CDS encoding NAD(P)/FAD-dependent oxidoreductase: protein MSAADFDAVVVGAGPNGLAAAITLARAGCSVLVLEANSTIGGGARSAELTLPGFVHDLGSAVHPLGAASPFFRTLALERFGLRWLRPDIPLAHPLDHGTAACLYDSLSRTARALGPDAWTYRQLIGPSVRRWEKLVFEFLQPMLHLPRHPFTLAGFGLRAIWPAAALTNTVFSREPARALFAGVAAHSFLPLEAPVSAAFGVVLGMLAHAVGWPIPLGGAQAITDALAGCLRELGGKIETGVRIGQFSEIPSARAILLDLTPWQFVQIAGRQLPAGYRRRLERFRHAPGVFKVDYALDGPVPWTAEECRRAGTLHLGGTLREIALAERQAAAGAVPERPFVLVSQPTLWDRTRAPAGKHTLWAYCHVPYGLTIDMTDALERQIERFAPGFRERILMRHVSGPAALARLNANLIGGDISGGANNLWQLIARPVFGPVPYRTPLRGVYLCSSSTPPGGGVHGMAGYGAAKAALNDVLCHTAATT from the coding sequence ATGAGCGCCGCTGACTTCGATGCTGTGGTGGTCGGTGCCGGGCCGAACGGCCTGGCGGCGGCCATCACCCTGGCGCGGGCCGGTTGCTCGGTGCTGGTCCTGGAGGCTAATTCCACCATCGGCGGCGGCGCCCGCTCGGCGGAATTGACCCTGCCGGGCTTTGTGCATGACCTGGGCTCCGCCGTTCACCCCCTCGGAGCGGCCTCCCCGTTTTTCAGAACCCTGGCTCTCGAACGTTTCGGGCTCAGGTGGCTGCGGCCGGACATTCCGCTGGCCCACCCGCTCGATCACGGGACCGCCGCCTGCCTTTACGACTCCCTCAGCCGGACCGCCAGGGCGTTGGGCCCGGACGCCTGGACTTACCGGCAGCTCATCGGCCCTTCGGTGCGCCGGTGGGAAAAACTCGTGTTCGAGTTTCTGCAGCCGATGCTGCACCTGCCCCGGCATCCCTTCACCCTGGCCGGATTCGGCCTGCGGGCGATCTGGCCCGCGGCCGCGCTTACCAACACCGTGTTCAGCCGGGAACCGGCGCGCGCACTGTTCGCGGGCGTTGCCGCCCATTCATTCCTGCCGTTGGAAGCGCCGGTCTCGGCCGCCTTTGGGGTGGTGCTGGGGATGCTGGCCCACGCGGTGGGCTGGCCCATTCCGCTCGGCGGAGCGCAGGCGATCACCGACGCTCTGGCCGGCTGCCTGCGCGAACTCGGCGGAAAGATCGAGACCGGCGTACGGATCGGGCAATTCAGTGAAATCCCGTCCGCCCGGGCCATCTTGCTGGACCTGACCCCGTGGCAATTCGTCCAGATCGCCGGCCGGCAGCTTCCAGCCGGCTACCGGCGCCGGTTGGAGCGGTTCCGTCATGCCCCCGGGGTGTTCAAGGTCGACTATGCCCTTGATGGCCCGGTGCCCTGGACCGCCGAGGAATGCAGGAGAGCCGGCACGCTGCACCTGGGCGGCACGCTCCGGGAAATCGCCTTGGCGGAACGCCAGGCTGCTGCCGGCGCCGTGCCGGAACGCCCCTTCGTTTTGGTCAGCCAGCCCACCCTTTGGGATCGTACCCGGGCGCCCGCAGGCAAACACACGTTGTGGGCCTATTGCCACGTGCCCTACGGGTTGACCATCGACATGACGGACGCCCTTGAGCGGCAGATCGAACGCTTCGCACCCGGGTTTCGCGAACGCATCCTGATGCGGCACGTGTCAGGCCCTGCGGCCCTGGCACGGTTAAATGCCAACCTGATCGGCGGCGATATCAGCGGGGGCGCCAACAACCTTTGGCAGTTGATCGCACGCCCCGTGTTCGGGCCGGTGCCGTACCGCACGCCGCTGCGCGGGGTATATTTATGCTCCTCTTCCACCCCGCCGGGAGGCGGAGTGCACGGCATGGCCGGCTACGGGGCGGCTAAAGCCGCGCTGAACGACGTTCTCTGTCACACGGCGGCCACGACGTAA